One window from the genome of Pseudalkalibacillus hwajinpoensis encodes:
- a CDS encoding EthD family reductase — translation MAKIIVIYQEPKDVDEFKNYYENNHMALVKDVPNVTNAEVNYVTAAMNTDKNYFLTATIEFSSKEQLEEAMQSPAWAKVSEDGQNMMKFLNEAPLLLITE, via the coding sequence GTGGCAAAAATCATAGTGATTTATCAAGAACCGAAAGATGTCGATGAGTTTAAGAACTATTATGAGAACAATCATATGGCTCTTGTAAAGGATGTTCCGAACGTTACGAATGCTGAAGTTAACTATGTGACGGCAGCAATGAATACAGACAAGAACTATTTCTTAACAGCTACTATTGAATTTAGTTCAAAAGAGCAATTAGAAGAAGCAATGCAGTCACCGGCATGGGCAAAAGTATCAGAAGATGGACAAAACATGATGAAGTTCTTAAATGAGGCTCCATTATTACTTATAACAGAATAG
- a CDS encoding flavodoxin family protein — translation MKALFLNCSLKTSETTSNTDALYQEAEAIFKKEGIESESIRISDYKIAYGVSEDEGHGDEWPVIFEKVKEADIIILGTPLWLGEKSSVATLAIERLYGGSGLTNEKGQSLYYNKVGGVVITGNEDGAKHAAASVLYGFSHIGITVPPNVDAYWVGEAGPGASYIEANGQKNDFSTGHAKTMAYNLIHFARIFNENPIPAKGNTME, via the coding sequence ATGAAAGCACTATTTCTAAATTGTTCTCTTAAAACGAGTGAAACGACTTCTAACACGGATGCTCTTTATCAAGAAGCAGAAGCGATTTTTAAGAAAGAGGGAATTGAATCTGAAAGCATTCGCATAAGCGATTATAAGATCGCTTATGGTGTTTCGGAAGATGAAGGTCATGGAGATGAATGGCCAGTTATTTTTGAAAAAGTAAAAGAAGCGGATATTATCATACTAGGTACTCCTCTCTGGCTAGGTGAAAAGAGTAGTGTCGCTACGCTTGCAATCGAGCGATTATACGGAGGAAGCGGATTAACAAATGAGAAAGGGCAGTCGTTATACTACAATAAAGTAGGCGGCGTCGTGATTACAGGAAACGAAGATGGTGCTAAGCATGCAGCGGCTTCTGTGCTATACGGGTTTTCTCATATTGGCATTACCGTTCCTCCAAACGTAGATGCTTACTGGGTTGGAGAAGCCGGACCAGGCGCTTCTTATATCGAAGCGAACGGTCAAAAGAATGACTTTTCTACCGGTCATGCGAAAACAATGGCGTATAACTTAATTCATTTTGCACGAATCTTTAATGAAAATCCTATTCCTGCTAAAGGGAACACGATGGAATAA
- a CDS encoding YjcZ family sporulation protein, whose amino-acid sequence MSYGYGQGFALIVVLFILLIIVGAVWAY is encoded by the coding sequence ATGAGTTACGGTTATGGTCAAGGTTTCGCGCTAATCGTTGTATTGTTCATTCTTTTGATTATCGTTGGCGCAGTATGGGCTTACTAA
- the purU gene encoding formyltetrahydrofolate deformylase, with translation MKGNLDKGILLISCPDREGIVSAVSTFLFTNGANIIHSDQHSTDPVLGHFFMRIEFSHPQLNEQLGELKRAFEETASPFQMEWSITASSKKTRLAIFATKEDHCLQELIWRWQLGELHAEIGMVISNHLDFKELTESAGIPFYHVPVTKDSKAQATAEHLHLLEEQQIDTVILARYMQIIPEEIINLYHNDIINIHHSFLPAFIGGHPYQQAFDRGVKIIGATAHYVNAKLDEGPIIEQDITRITHRYNVNDLKRHGKDIERIVLYRAVKWHLEKRVIVHGNKTIVFQ, from the coding sequence ATGAAGGGAAATTTAGATAAAGGCATTTTATTAATATCTTGCCCAGATAGAGAAGGAATTGTTTCAGCTGTCTCAACGTTTTTATTCACAAATGGTGCAAATATTATTCACTCTGACCAGCATTCGACCGATCCTGTTTTGGGACACTTTTTTATGCGCATCGAATTTAGCCACCCTCAATTAAACGAACAATTAGGAGAACTTAAAAGGGCTTTTGAAGAAACGGCATCTCCATTTCAAATGGAGTGGTCCATAACGGCTTCTTCTAAAAAAACTCGTCTCGCTATTTTTGCTACGAAAGAAGATCACTGTCTTCAAGAGTTGATATGGAGATGGCAATTGGGGGAGCTACATGCGGAAATCGGAATGGTTATTAGTAATCATCTAGACTTTAAAGAATTAACGGAAAGCGCTGGGATCCCCTTTTATCATGTTCCAGTGACAAAAGATTCGAAAGCACAAGCAACAGCTGAACATCTTCATTTACTTGAAGAGCAACAGATCGATACGGTTATTCTTGCAAGGTACATGCAAATCATACCTGAAGAAATTATTAACCTTTATCACAACGACATCATTAATATTCATCATTCATTCCTACCAGCCTTTATCGGTGGTCATCCTTATCAACAGGCCTTTGATCGAGGCGTCAAGATTATCGGGGCAACAGCCCATTATGTGAATGCAAAGCTTGATGAAGGTCCAATCATCGAACAGGACATCACTCGTATTACTCACCGTTATAATGTGAACGATTTGAAAAGACATGGCAAAGACATTGAACGCATCGTCCTCTATCGCGCAGTGAAATGGCACCTTGAAAAGCGTGTTATTGTTCACGGCAACAAAACAATTGTTTTTCAATAA
- a CDS encoding DeoR/GlpR family DNA-binding transcription regulator — protein MYQEERMLAILDHLKKHGRISVDQICELFQVSRDTARRDLVKLEEEEAVTRTRGGAVLPQLRHEIQSYHDRLKVVSKEKQRIGKMAAGYVNAGDVVILDASTTVQSCAEFLFEKQATVITNSIHQADILSSGSHIDIHLLGGKLEKDHRFLYGSAVVEKVATYNADIAFIGVIGISEQGLTIAHEEDGMVKRKMIQQSQYVIALADNSKFYRSEFFTFAHLEDIDLIITDQIPEEKVQEMLRRHQVKLVVAET, from the coding sequence GTGTATCAAGAAGAAAGAATGCTAGCGATTTTAGATCATCTAAAAAAACACGGAAGAATATCCGTAGATCAAATTTGCGAGTTATTTCAAGTGTCAAGAGACACTGCGAGACGTGATCTTGTGAAGCTTGAAGAAGAAGAAGCCGTTACGAGGACAAGAGGTGGAGCCGTACTTCCTCAGCTTCGTCATGAGATCCAGTCTTATCATGATCGCTTAAAAGTTGTGTCAAAGGAAAAACAGCGAATAGGCAAAATGGCCGCAGGCTATGTTAACGCAGGTGACGTCGTTATTCTTGATGCATCCACAACCGTTCAGTCATGCGCTGAATTTCTATTTGAAAAACAAGCAACAGTGATTACAAATTCCATTCATCAAGCAGATATTCTATCGAGCGGAAGTCATATTGATATTCATCTTCTTGGAGGCAAACTCGAGAAAGATCATCGTTTCCTATATGGTTCGGCTGTAGTCGAAAAGGTGGCGACCTACAATGCAGATATTGCTTTTATAGGAGTCATAGGAATATCAGAGCAGGGATTAACCATTGCTCATGAAGAAGATGGAATGGTTAAAAGAAAGATGATTCAACAATCTCAGTATGTTATCGCTCTTGCTGATAATTCAAAGTTCTATCGTTCTGAGTTTTTTACTTTTGCTCATCTTGAAGATATTGATCTTATTATTACGGATCAAATTCCTGAAGAGAAAGTGCAGGAAATGCTAAGGCGACATCAGGTTAAGCTCGTTGTTGCAGAGACTTAA
- a CDS encoding LLM class flavin-dependent oxidoreductase: protein MKLSVLDQSPVSRGNTPTEALRETTVLAQEVEKLGFHRFWVSEHHSTKSLAGSSPEVLISHLAANTKRMRIGSGGVLLPHYSPYKVAENFRMLETLNPNRIDLGLGRAPGGMPNVTKALAGGNSMGIDNYLEQVNELAAYLKGEDPERMNVRATPLGSTAPEMWLLGSSGASGMMAAQRGLAFTFAHFINGYGGTNVVDKYRSRFVPSEFNETPKTNVAIFVICGETEEEAEYLASSLDLSILLIEQGKSGDGFPSPDEARSFPYTVFDKERIRENRKRMIVGSPTQVKKQIEELANAYQTDEVIINTITHDFQSRLKSYKLIADAFQIDEKPSS, encoded by the coding sequence ATGAAGTTAAGCGTACTTGATCAATCACCTGTATCAAGAGGCAATACGCCAACAGAAGCACTTAGAGAAACAACAGTACTTGCACAAGAAGTTGAGAAGTTAGGCTTTCATCGATTCTGGGTTTCAGAACACCATAGTACGAAGAGTCTGGCTGGGTCTAGTCCTGAAGTCCTAATCTCACATCTGGCAGCGAACACAAAGCGTATGAGGATTGGCTCTGGTGGGGTCTTGTTACCACATTATAGTCCATACAAAGTAGCGGAAAACTTCCGTATGCTTGAAACGTTAAATCCCAATCGTATTGATCTTGGACTTGGACGCGCTCCAGGAGGGATGCCGAATGTTACAAAAGCTCTCGCTGGGGGAAACAGTATGGGGATTGATAACTATTTAGAGCAGGTGAACGAACTAGCTGCCTATTTAAAAGGGGAAGACCCTGAGAGAATGAACGTACGAGCAACACCGCTTGGAAGTACGGCACCTGAGATGTGGTTGTTAGGATCAAGTGGGGCAAGTGGAATGATGGCAGCGCAGCGCGGACTTGCGTTTACCTTTGCACATTTCATTAATGGATATGGTGGAACGAATGTGGTTGACAAATATCGTTCTCGTTTTGTACCATCTGAATTTAACGAGACACCGAAAACAAATGTAGCTATATTTGTCATTTGTGGTGAAACAGAAGAAGAAGCAGAATATTTGGCATCTAGTTTGGATTTATCGATCTTATTAATCGAACAAGGAAAGTCAGGTGACGGATTTCCATCCCCTGATGAAGCGCGTAGCTTTCCATATACAGTGTTTGATAAAGAACGGATTCGGGAAAACAGAAAAAGAATGATCGTAGGTAGTCCGACCCAGGTAAAAAAACAAATTGAAGAATTAGCAAATGCTTATCAAACAGATGAAGTGATCATTAATACGATTACACACGATTTTCAATCTCGACTGAAGTCTTATAAACTCATTGCAGATGCATTTCAAATAGATGAGAAACCCTCTTCTTGA